The Erythrobacter aurantius genome includes a window with the following:
- the sucC gene encoding ADP-forming succinate--CoA ligase subunit beta, giving the protein MNVHEYQAKELLKEHGIAVPAGHAALSVEEAVAAAKNLPGPLYVVKAQIHAGGRGKGKFKELPEDAKGGVRLAKSIDEVEANAKEMLGNTLVTVQTGAEGKQVNRLYVTDGVDIAKEYYLSLLVDRATGRVAFVVSTEGGMDIEAVAHDTPELITTFTIDPAQGFMPHHGRAVAFALKLTGDLNKQAQKLAKQLYDAFMATDCSMLEINPLVETVDGTLTVLDAKMSFDSNALYRHPAIEALRDETEEDPAEVEASEYDLAYIKLDGNIGCMVNGAGLAMATMDIIKLNGAFPANFLDVGGGATTEKVTAAFKIILKDPAVEGILVNIFGGIMKCDVIANGIVQAAKDVNLSVPLVVRLEGTNVDAGKEILANSGLPIVPADDLGDAAKKIVAEVKKAA; this is encoded by the coding sequence ATGAACGTCCACGAATATCAGGCCAAGGAACTTCTCAAGGAACACGGGATCGCAGTTCCCGCGGGCCATGCGGCGCTTTCTGTTGAGGAAGCTGTTGCGGCGGCAAAGAACCTTCCCGGGCCGCTCTATGTCGTGAAGGCGCAGATTCACGCCGGTGGCCGCGGCAAGGGCAAGTTCAAGGAACTGCCCGAAGATGCCAAGGGCGGCGTTCGGCTCGCCAAGAGCATCGACGAAGTCGAAGCCAACGCCAAGGAAATGCTCGGCAACACGCTGGTGACGGTGCAGACCGGTGCGGAAGGCAAGCAGGTCAACCGCCTCTACGTCACCGATGGCGTTGATATTGCCAAGGAATACTACCTCTCGCTGCTGGTCGACCGGGCGACCGGTCGTGTGGCTTTCGTTGTTTCGACCGAAGGCGGTATGGATATCGAAGCGGTGGCGCACGACACGCCTGAGCTGATCACCACCTTCACCATCGATCCGGCACAGGGCTTCATGCCGCACCATGGCCGCGCCGTGGCCTTTGCCCTGAAGCTGACCGGCGATCTCAACAAGCAGGCGCAAAAGCTCGCCAAGCAGCTTTACGACGCCTTCATGGCGACCGACTGCTCGATGCTCGAAATCAACCCGCTGGTGGAAACCGTGGACGGCACGCTGACCGTGCTCGACGCCAAGATGAGCTTCGATTCGAACGCGCTCTATCGCCACCCGGCGATCGAGGCGCTGCGCGACGAGACCGAGGAAGACCCGGCCGAAGTCGAAGCGAGCGAATACGACCTCGCCTACATCAAGCTGGATGGCAACATCGGCTGCATGGTCAATGGCGCGGGCCTGGCCATGGCGACGATGGACATCATCAAGCTGAACGGCGCTTTCCCGGCCAACTTCCTCGACGTGGGCGGCGGCGCGACCACCGAAAAGGTGACGGCAGCGTTCAAGATCATCCTCAAGGACCCGGCAGTCGAAGGCATCCTCGTCAACATCTTCGGCGGAATCATGAAGTGCGACGTGATCGCCAACGGTATCGTTCAGGCGGCAAAGGACGTGAACCTCTCGGTTCCGCTCGTTGTCCGGCTTGAAGGCACCAATGTCGACGCGGGCAAGGAAATCCTCGCCAATTCGGGCCTGCCGATCGTCCCCGCAGACGATTTGGGCGACGCCGCGAAGAAGATCGTCGCCGAGGTGAAGAAGGCGGCCTGA
- a CDS encoding 3'(2'),5'-bisphosphate nucleotidase CysQ encodes MIDEGRFLEIVREAGRIAHARWPGDGHKLESWDKTPGNPVSEADLSVDIFLKRELGRLLPAAAWLSEETADDKVRTRSDLIWLVDPIDGTRDFVRGRTGWSVSVALISAGRPLIGMLSAPARGEEWFAIAGRGATLNGKTLKASTRTEFAGSRVPVDQVPAVDSDLVPVEKPNSIALRIAMVADDRADLLATLRWGFEWDIAAATLIAREAGARVSDAFGKPLAYNKHDPRDFGVLVCAPGIHDAAVARLADRAEQLQREK; translated from the coding sequence ATGATAGATGAGGGTCGCTTTCTGGAGATCGTGCGCGAGGCGGGTCGCATCGCTCATGCGCGATGGCCCGGCGACGGGCACAAGCTGGAAAGCTGGGACAAGACTCCGGGCAATCCCGTCAGCGAAGCCGACCTTTCGGTCGATATCTTCCTGAAGCGGGAGCTTGGCCGCCTGCTGCCAGCGGCGGCCTGGCTTTCCGAGGAAACCGCCGATGACAAAGTGCGCACCCGCAGCGACCTCATCTGGCTGGTAGATCCGATTGACGGCACACGCGATTTCGTACGTGGGCGGACAGGCTGGTCCGTCTCGGTCGCCCTGATCAGCGCGGGCCGCCCTTTGATAGGGATGCTTTCGGCTCCGGCACGCGGCGAGGAATGGTTCGCGATTGCGGGACGCGGCGCGACGCTCAATGGCAAGACGTTGAAGGCGAGCACGCGCACCGAATTTGCCGGATCGCGGGTTCCGGTGGATCAGGTGCCGGCGGTCGATTCGGACCTCGTACCGGTCGAAAAGCCTAATTCCATCGCCTTGCGCATCGCCATGGTTGCCGATGATCGCGCCGACCTGCTGGCGACCCTGCGCTGGGGCTTCGAATGGGACATCGCTGCCGCCACGCTGATCGCGCGCGAGGCCGGGGCGCGGGTGTCCGACGCTTTTGGCAAGCCGCTTGCCTACAACAAGCATGATCCACGCGATTTCGGCGTGCTCGTCTGCGCGCCTGGCATTCACGATGCCGCGGTGGCCCGGCTGGCTGATCGCGCCGAACAATTGCAGCGGGAAAAATAA
- a CDS encoding isoleucine--tRNA ligase codes for MSNDTAKRDYKDTVFLPKTDFPMKAGLPQKEPGIAARWREIGLYEKLREARRGREKFILHDGPPYANGDMHIGHALNHILKDMVCRTQNLMGKDAPYVPGWDCHGLPIEWKVEEQYRKKKKNKDEVPAKEFRAECRAYAQHWVDTQREQLKRLGILGDWDNPYLTMDFQAEATIVAELCKFAENGNLYRGAKPVMWSPVEKTALAEAEVEYEDLTDSPQIDVAFEIVESAVPELVGAHAVIWTTTPWTIPVNQALAYGPEVEYITLKFTEDRDSWISLPEEGMSIVLREEFFDILGGRTVLVSAELAKAFIRRVAEYWMVPNNQKATVGGETPFVEKQSRLKGSDLAGTKVRHPMHHLGGFYATPRPMLPGDFVTTDSGTGIVHMSPDHGEDDFELCKANGINPVFAVQNDGTYRDDWPWLGGHDERRRSVINKPFNAPDGPICNDLREAGALLSASADYAHSYPHSWRSKAKVIYRCTPQWFVPMDRDLPWLEPKSKEDKAWESEGGAIDPSEESLCAAPTLRERAMEEIARVEFIPEKGRRRIGAMVEGRPDWVLSRQRAWGVPITLFVRPDGTYLQDPAVNARIVNAVREQGVDAWEESRKAEFLGPDYNPDDFEMVTDILDVWFDSGCTHAFVLESGRWPDLQWPANLYLEGSDQHRGWFQSSLLQSCATRGRAPYDQVLTHGFTMDAKGKKMSKSLGNTIDPLKVMETTGADIIRLWALSVDFTEDHRIGDEILKGVGDQYRKLRNTFRYLLGALDGWVGDMSDLGEIPELERYVLSLLSELDGKLRKAATEYDFNTYTRLLVDFCNEDLSAFYFDIRKDTLYCEGPDSDLRNAYRVVLDLLFHALVRYAAPVLVFTAEEVWKSRYPEDDEQGGSVHLLEWPSVPAVPADAHTWAKLRELRERVTEAIEPLRREKVIRSSNEAVVTVSASAVPEGVSDEQLAELFITGTVTRGQGEEVTVTKSTDHKCGRCWRLLPDVPEDGALCGRCDSVVAAMDGAQ; via the coding sequence ATGAGTAACGACACCGCGAAACGCGACTACAAGGACACCGTCTTCCTGCCGAAGACGGACTTCCCGATGAAAGCCGGCCTTCCCCAGAAGGAACCGGGCATTGCGGCGCGCTGGCGCGAGATTGGTCTTTACGAAAAACTGCGCGAGGCGCGCCGGGGCCGGGAGAAGTTCATCCTCCACGATGGCCCGCCCTATGCAAATGGCGACATGCACATCGGCCATGCGCTGAACCATATCCTCAAGGACATGGTCTGCCGCACGCAGAACCTGATGGGCAAGGACGCGCCCTATGTTCCCGGCTGGGACTGCCACGGCCTGCCGATCGAATGGAAGGTCGAGGAACAGTACCGCAAGAAGAAGAAGAACAAGGACGAGGTTCCGGCAAAGGAATTCCGCGCCGAATGCCGCGCCTATGCGCAGCACTGGGTCGACACGCAGCGCGAGCAGCTGAAGCGGCTCGGCATCCTTGGCGATTGGGACAATCCGTATCTGACGATGGATTTCCAGGCCGAGGCGACGATCGTTGCCGAGCTGTGCAAGTTCGCGGAGAACGGCAACCTCTATCGCGGCGCGAAGCCAGTGATGTGGTCCCCGGTCGAAAAGACTGCACTGGCCGAGGCGGAGGTTGAGTACGAAGACCTGACCGACAGCCCGCAGATCGACGTGGCGTTCGAGATCGTCGAGAGCGCTGTGCCGGAGCTGGTCGGCGCGCATGCGGTGATCTGGACGACCACCCCGTGGACGATCCCGGTGAACCAGGCTTTGGCCTATGGGCCGGAGGTTGAATACATCACCCTGAAGTTCACCGAAGATCGTGACAGTTGGATTTCCCTCCCGGAGGAGGGAATGTCGATTGTGCTTCGAGAAGAGTTTTTCGACATTCTTGGTGGCAGAACAGTATTAGTTTCAGCCGAGTTGGCCAAAGCGTTCATCCGACGAGTGGCCGAATATTGGATGGTGCCTAACAATCAGAAGGCAACTGTCGGAGGCGAAACTCCTTTCGTCGAGAAGCAGAGTCGCCTCAAAGGCTCCGACCTCGCCGGAACCAAAGTCCGCCACCCGATGCACCATCTCGGGGGGTTCTACGCGACCCCCCGCCCCATGCTCCCCGGCGACTTCGTCACCACCGACTCTGGCACCGGGATCGTCCATATGTCGCCCGATCATGGCGAGGACGATTTCGAGCTGTGCAAGGCGAACGGCATCAACCCCGTTTTCGCGGTGCAGAACGACGGCACCTATCGCGACGACTGGCCGTGGCTGGGCGGGCATGACGAGCGCCGCCGCAGCGTCATCAACAAGCCCTTCAACGCGCCCGACGGGCCGATCTGCAACGATTTGCGCGAAGCGGGTGCGTTGCTCAGTGCCAGCGCCGACTACGCGCACTCCTATCCGCATTCCTGGCGCTCGAAAGCCAAGGTGATTTATCGCTGCACGCCGCAATGGTTCGTGCCGATGGATCGCGATCTTCCGTGGCTCGAACCCAAGAGCAAGGAAGACAAGGCGTGGGAAAGCGAAGGCGGCGCGATTGATCCTTCCGAGGAAAGCCTGTGCGCCGCGCCGACGCTGCGCGAACGGGCGATGGAGGAAATCGCCCGCGTCGAATTCATCCCCGAAAAGGGCCGCCGCCGCATCGGCGCAATGGTCGAAGGCCGCCCCGACTGGGTGCTTTCGCGCCAGCGCGCATGGGGTGTGCCGATCACGCTGTTCGTGCGGCCTGACGGCACCTATCTGCAAGACCCCGCCGTCAACGCCCGCATCGTCAACGCGGTGCGCGAACAGGGCGTCGATGCGTGGGAGGAAAGCCGCAAGGCCGAATTCCTCGGCCCCGATTACAACCCTGACGATTTCGAGATGGTCACCGACATTCTCGACGTGTGGTTCGATTCGGGCTGCACCCATGCCTTCGTGCTCGAATCGGGGCGCTGGCCCGACCTGCAATGGCCCGCCAACCTCTATCTCGAAGGGTCTGACCAGCATCGCGGCTGGTTCCAGTCCTCGCTGCTGCAAAGCTGCGCAACGCGCGGGCGTGCGCCTTACGATCAGGTTCTGACCCACGGCTTCACCATGGATGCCAAGGGCAAGAAGATGTCCAAATCGCTCGGCAACACCATTGACCCGCTGAAGGTGATGGAGACGACCGGCGCGGACATCATCCGGCTGTGGGCGCTATCGGTCGATTTCACCGAGGATCACCGCATCGGCGATGAGATCCTGAAAGGCGTGGGCGACCAGTACCGCAAGCTGCGCAACACTTTCCGCTACCTGCTGGGCGCGCTGGACGGCTGGGTTGGCGACATGAGCGATCTGGGCGAGATTCCGGAGCTGGAGCGGTATGTCCTCTCGCTCCTTTCCGAACTCGACGGGAAGCTGCGCAAGGCGGCGACCGAGTACGATTTCAACACCTACACCCGCCTGCTGGTCGATTTCTGCAACGAAGACCTCAGCGCGTTCTATTTCGATATCCGCAAGGACACGCTCTATTGCGAAGGGCCGGACAGCGATCTGCGCAATGCCTATCGCGTGGTGCTCGATCTGCTGTTCCACGCGCTGGTGCGGTATGCCGCGCCGGTGCTGGTCTTCACCGCCGAGGAAGTGTGGAAGAGCCGCTATCCCGAAGACGACGAACAGGGCGGCAGCGTTCACTTGCTCGAATGGCCCAGCGTCCCTGCCGTCCCGGCGGACGCCCACACATGGGCAAAGCTTCGCGAACTGCGTGAGCGCGTGACCGAAGCGATCGAGCCGCTGCGCCGCGAAAAGGTGATCCGTTCGAGCAATGAAGCCGTCGTCACCGTGTCCGCATCGGCCGTTCCCGAAGGTGTGAGCGACGAACAGCTCGCCGAATTGTTCATCACCGGGACAGTGACGCGCGGGCAAGGCGAAGAGGTGACAGTCACCAAATCCACCGACCACAAATGCGGCCGCTGCTGGCGCCTGCTTCCCGACGTGCCCGAAGACGGTGCGCTGTGCGGGCGCTGCGACAGCGTGGTTGCAGCGATGGACGGCGCGCAATGA
- a CDS encoding OmpA family protein, whose translation MKASRILLSGTAALALLGTSACVTDPNTGERKVSRTAIGAGLGGTLGYLLGGAIGGDTARIIGAGIGGSAGAVIGKQFDDQIRELDEELQGTGVDVEEVGDQDAILVRLPDGVTFARGSANINPGFYDSLNAVAESLIKYPNSLVDVYGFTDTTGSDALNQRLSEQRAQAVADYLAARGVARSRIETRGYGESYDYLRVKTADGVDEPLNRRVEIKIIPISQEDVSAARGQ comes from the coding sequence ATGAAAGCATCACGGATTCTTCTCTCGGGAACGGCGGCATTGGCGCTGCTCGGGACGAGCGCATGCGTTACCGATCCCAACACCGGGGAACGCAAGGTTTCGCGCACGGCAATCGGCGCTGGCCTCGGCGGCACGCTTGGCTATCTGCTCGGCGGGGCAATCGGCGGCGACACGGCCCGTATCATTGGTGCAGGCATCGGCGGTTCGGCAGGTGCCGTCATCGGCAAGCAGTTCGACGACCAGATCCGCGAGCTTGATGAAGAGCTGCAGGGAACCGGTGTCGATGTCGAGGAAGTGGGCGATCAGGACGCAATTCTGGTGCGCTTGCCCGACGGTGTCACATTCGCGCGCGGATCGGCCAACATCAATCCCGGCTTCTACGATTCGCTCAATGCTGTGGCGGAAAGCCTGATCAAATATCCCAACAGCCTCGTCGATGTGTACGGCTTTACCGATACGACCGGCTCGGACGCGCTCAATCAGCGCCTGTCGGAACAACGCGCGCAGGCCGTGGCCGATTACCTGGCCGCACGCGGGGTTGCTCGCAGCCGCATCGAAACGCGCGGATATGGCGAAAGCTACGATTACCTGCGGGTGAAGACCGCGGATGGCGTTGACGAGCCGCTCAACCGCCGGGTCGAGATCAAGATCATCCCGATCAGCCAGGAGGACGTAAGCGCCGCTCGCGGCCAGTAA
- a CDS encoding hemolysin family protein: MTPFPWPEVLIIAGLIVLNGVFAMSELAIVSAQTNKLKAKAEDGSASARIAIGLAAEPGKFLSTVQIGITLIAIITGAFSGASLEGPVGERLAALGVPADISQEAAFVTVIALTTYLSVVVGELVPKQLALRAAVPVSLVMARPMALLATIAAPLVWLLDRSSAGIVALFGIRAKGQTSVTAEELQMIFAEATRSGVIEEEQHQILTGVVRLAERPVREMMTPRTELDWIEADADVTQIRETIERSPHSLLPVAEGSPDTILGIVKVREVLAALVAGEEVSIRAMMRKAEVVPDQLDAMDALRVLQSADIAMAVVHDEYGHFEGIVTPVDLLTAIAGSFASDQDQGEAPQIVERSDGSLLVSGALSADGLADRLGLDYGEGREFGTAAGYVLSVMKKLPLEGESFVDQGWSFEIVDMDNRRIDKILVRQVDDEPDDTRG, from the coding sequence GTGACACCGTTTCCCTGGCCAGAAGTCCTGATCATCGCCGGGCTGATCGTGCTCAATGGCGTTTTCGCCATGTCCGAGCTGGCGATAGTCTCCGCCCAAACGAACAAGCTCAAGGCGAAAGCCGAAGATGGCTCTGCCAGCGCGCGGATTGCCATCGGCCTTGCTGCTGAGCCGGGCAAATTCCTCTCCACCGTCCAGATCGGCATCACCCTGATCGCGATCATCACCGGCGCGTTCTCGGGCGCAAGCCTTGAAGGGCCGGTGGGTGAACGGCTGGCTGCTCTGGGCGTGCCCGCCGACATATCGCAGGAAGCTGCGTTTGTGACCGTGATCGCCCTGACGACCTATCTGAGCGTGGTTGTGGGCGAATTGGTGCCCAAACAGCTTGCGCTGAGGGCGGCGGTTCCGGTTTCGCTGGTTATGGCACGCCCGATGGCGTTGCTCGCCACCATTGCGGCGCCGCTGGTCTGGCTGCTTGACCGCTCATCGGCGGGCATCGTTGCGTTGTTCGGCATTCGGGCAAAGGGTCAGACCTCGGTCACCGCCGAGGAACTGCAAATGATCTTCGCCGAAGCCACACGCTCGGGCGTGATCGAGGAAGAACAGCACCAGATCCTGACGGGCGTCGTCCGTCTGGCGGAGCGTCCGGTGCGCGAAATGATGACGCCGCGTACCGAGCTCGACTGGATCGAGGCCGATGCCGATGTAACGCAGATCAGGGAAACGATCGAACGCAGTCCACATTCGCTGCTGCCCGTGGCCGAGGGTTCGCCCGATACGATCCTCGGCATCGTCAAGGTGCGCGAAGTGCTGGCGGCGCTCGTCGCGGGCGAGGAAGTCTCGATCCGGGCAATGATGCGCAAGGCCGAGGTCGTACCCGATCAGCTTGATGCAATGGATGCGCTGCGGGTGCTGCAATCCGCCGATATCGCTATGGCGGTGGTGCATGACGAATACGGCCATTTCGAAGGGATCGTCACGCCGGTCGATCTTCTCACAGCCATCGCAGGGAGTTTTGCCAGCGATCAGGATCAGGGCGAAGCGCCCCAAATCGTCGAGCGGAGCGACGGATCGCTGCTGGTGTCAGGCGCGCTTTCGGCGGACGGCCTCGCCGACAGGCTGGGGCTGGATTATGGCGAGGGCCGCGAATTCGGCACTGCGGCGGGTTATGTCCTGTCCGTCATGAAAAAGCTCCCGCTTGAGGGCGAGAGCTTCGTCGATCAGGGCTGGAGCTTCGAAATCGTCGACATGGACAATCGCCGAATCGACAAGATTCTGGTGCGGCAGGTCGATGATGAGCCGGACGATACGCGCGGCTAG
- a CDS encoding DUF6265 family protein, which translates to MLQSVFRAVVLLCACVLTPSVQAQETRLGGEGFESPAARLDQLDWLVGQWSGEGIGGAPAMESWLPPTGDTMVGTFVQSTEEGGIRFTEHMYLMEEDGTLVLRLKHFNADLTGWEKKGDMLTFRLVAIEPCAAYFHALTLRCEDRDKPGVGLVAAVRMQSGGELLFRFNAM; encoded by the coding sequence ATGCTTCAATCCGTCTTCAGAGCCGTTGTGCTGCTTTGTGCCTGCGTTCTGACCCCTTCAGTCCAAGCACAGGAAACGCGGCTGGGGGGCGAAGGTTTCGAATCGCCCGCCGCCCGGCTGGACCAGCTGGACTGGCTGGTCGGCCAATGGTCGGGCGAAGGCATCGGCGGCGCGCCCGCAATGGAAAGCTGGCTGCCGCCCACAGGTGACACGATGGTCGGCACCTTCGTGCAGTCGACCGAAGAAGGCGGCATCCGCTTCACCGAACATATGTATCTGATGGAGGAGGATGGCACGTTGGTGCTGCGTCTGAAGCACTTCAACGCCGACCTCACCGGGTGGGAGAAGAAAGGCGACATGCTGACCTTCCGCCTTGTCGCAATTGAGCCTTGCGCGGCCTATTTCCACGCTTTGACGCTCAGATGCGAAGACCGCGACAAACCCGGAGTAGGGCTTGTCGCGGCCGTAAGAATGCAAAGCGGCGGGGAACTGCTGTTCCGCTTCAACGCTATGTAA
- a CDS encoding dipeptidase produces the protein MIRKLLLGLVGFVVLAAAGFFLFAPRMAEESMNKIDGEPLIAVSAEAKALHATLTIVDLHADTLLWQRSLLADSGRGHVDLWRLQQGNVALQVFSSVTKTPKGQNYDSNSADGDNITMLAIGQLQPVRTWFSILERGLYHGEKLDRAVSEDKWGILTKVTSATELEALLLRRADKSMWRSAPEGVKGIAQPPIGALFSAEGLHSLEGDPDNLDKLYDAGLRMAGLTHFFDNELAGSMHGEEKGGLTPMGREVVRRMEDKGIVVDIAHCSHQCVAEVLAMARRPVVSSHGGVQATCDVNRNLTDDEIRGVAATGGVIGVGYWEGAVCSTDPRATARAMKHIRDLVGIEHVALGSDYDGAVTVRFDTSQLTQVTQALMDEGFSEEEIRAAMGLNALRVLQAGLNPMKAAQ, from the coding sequence GTTCTTCCTGTTCGCGCCGAGGATGGCCGAAGAAAGCATGAACAAGATCGACGGCGAGCCGCTGATCGCGGTGAGCGCCGAGGCGAAGGCGCTGCACGCGACACTGACCATCGTCGACCTTCACGCAGATACACTGCTGTGGCAGCGCAGCCTGCTGGCGGACAGCGGCCGGGGGCATGTAGACCTTTGGCGGCTGCAGCAAGGCAATGTCGCGCTGCAGGTGTTCTCCAGCGTCACCAAGACGCCAAAGGGTCAGAATTACGACAGCAATTCCGCCGATGGCGACAACATCACCATGCTTGCCATTGGCCAGTTGCAACCGGTGCGCACGTGGTTCTCGATCCTTGAGCGCGGGCTCTATCATGGCGAGAAGCTTGATCGGGCCGTAAGCGAAGACAAGTGGGGCATCTTGACCAAGGTGACGAGTGCCACGGAACTTGAGGCCCTGCTTTTGCGACGAGCAGACAAGAGCATGTGGCGCAGCGCACCTGAGGGCGTAAAGGGAATCGCACAACCTCCAATCGGCGCGCTCTTCAGCGCCGAAGGCCTCCACAGCCTCGAAGGCGATCCCGACAATCTCGACAAGCTCTATGACGCCGGCCTGCGCATGGCTGGGCTCACCCATTTCTTCGACAATGAACTCGCCGGATCGATGCATGGCGAGGAAAAGGGCGGACTCACCCCGATGGGCCGCGAGGTCGTCCGCCGCATGGAGGACAAGGGCATCGTGGTCGATATCGCCCATTGCTCGCACCAATGCGTCGCCGAAGTGCTGGCGATGGCGCGTCGCCCGGTGGTTTCCAGCCATGGCGGGGTGCAGGCGACCTGCGATGTCAACCGCAACCTTACCGATGACGAGATCCGGGGCGTCGCCGCAACCGGCGGAGTGATCGGTGTCGGCTATTGGGAGGGCGCCGTTTGCTCGACAGACCCGCGCGCCACCGCCCGTGCGATGAAGCATATCCGCGATCTCGTGGGCATTGAACATGTCGCGCTCGGCAGCGATTATGATGGCGCGGTCACCGTGCGGTTCGACACTTCGCAACTGACACAGGTGACGCAGGCATTGATGGACGAAGGTTTCTCCGAGGAAGAAATCCGCGCCGCGATGGGCCTGAACGCGCTTCGGGTGTTGCAAGCCGGGCTCAATCCGATGAAAGCAGCGCAATGA
- the lspA gene encoding signal peptidase II, translating to MSGLFTRNRLIGLGFAAFIAVIDQIVKWYVIGPLDLRLVRNIELLPFFDLTYTENRGISLGMFQATTMEMRWLLVLVTAAIALVVLVWMMREKLLSDILGLALILGGALGNIRDRWELGYVIDYADFHIGTFRPFLVFNIADAAITIGVLIILARSLFVREKDENTDAESVQAENEHA from the coding sequence ATGAGCGGCCTGTTCACCCGCAACCGGCTGATCGGGCTGGGGTTTGCCGCCTTCATCGCGGTGATCGACCAGATCGTGAAGTGGTATGTGATCGGCCCGCTCGACCTGCGTCTGGTGCGCAACATCGAGCTACTGCCGTTCTTCGACCTGACCTACACCGAAAATCGCGGCATCTCGCTCGGCATGTTCCAGGCGACGACGATGGAGATGCGCTGGCTGCTGGTACTCGTCACCGCCGCGATCGCACTGGTGGTGCTGGTATGGATGATGCGCGAAAAGCTGCTGAGCGACATTCTCGGGCTGGCGCTGATCCTTGGCGGAGCGCTGGGTAACATCCGTGATCGCTGGGAACTGGGCTATGTCATCGACTATGCCGATTTCCACATCGGGACGTTCCGCCCCTTCCTCGTTTTCAACATCGCCGATGCGGCTATCACCATCGGTGTTCTCATAATCCTTGCCCGCAGCCTGTTCGTGCGCGAAAAGGATGAAAATACGGACGCGGAAAGCGTCCAAGCGGAGAATGAACATGCGTAA
- a CDS encoding bifunctional riboflavin kinase/FAD synthetase has protein sequence MRWLDHREDVPKALRGAVIALGNFDGFHRGHQAVAGEAIRWAHQEGRPSIIATFDPHPVRFFRPDVPPFRLTTLEQRQELYLAAGATAMLVFHFDAELAGTSAEDFITQILIGRFGAHGVVTGGDFTFGKMAKGNVDLLRTFGAENGLESRVVEAVEESGVISSSRIREALREGDPQLAAQLLSRPFAIRGIVEHGDKRGRTIGYPTANLSVENYLRPRYGVYAVTGKILATGQVLKGAANIGIRPQFEPPKELLEPYFFDFSGDLYGQEIEVAFHHFLRGEAKFDSLEGLMAQMEKDCDEARRLLSALPDE, from the coding sequence ATGAGGTGGCTCGATCATCGTGAGGATGTTCCCAAGGCGCTGCGCGGTGCGGTGATCGCGCTGGGCAATTTCGACGGTTTCCATCGCGGGCATCAGGCCGTGGCGGGTGAGGCGATCCGCTGGGCGCATCAGGAAGGCCGCCCTTCGATCATCGCGACATTCGATCCGCATCCGGTGCGGTTCTTCCGCCCAGATGTGCCGCCGTTCCGCCTGACCACGCTCGAACAGCGGCAGGAACTGTACCTTGCCGCCGGGGCCACCGCGATGCTGGTGTTCCACTTCGATGCCGAACTGGCAGGGACAAGCGCGGAGGATTTCATCACGCAAATCCTGATCGGCCGTTTCGGCGCTCATGGCGTGGTGACGGGCGGCGATTTCACTTTCGGCAAGATGGCGAAGGGCAATGTCGATCTGCTGCGCACCTTCGGGGCCGAAAACGGCCTCGAATCGCGCGTGGTCGAAGCGGTGGAGGAATCCGGTGTCATCTCCTCCAGCCGCATCCGCGAAGCCCTGCGCGAAGGCGATCCGCAGCTTGCCGCGCAGCTTCTGTCGCGCCCCTTCGCGATCCGCGGTATCGTGGAACACGGGGACAAGCGCGGTCGCACCATCGGCTATCCCACGGCGAACCTTTCAGTCGAGAATTACCTGCGGCCCAGATACGGCGTCTATGCCGTTACGGGAAAGATACTGGCGACGGGCCAGGTGCTGAAAGGTGCGGCCAATATCGGCATCCGTCCGCAGTTCGAACCGCCCAAGGAGCTGCTCGAACCCTATTTCTTCGACTTCTCCGGCGATCTGTACGGACAGGAAATCGAGGTCGCCTTCCACCACTTCCTGCGCGGCGAGGCGAAGTTTGACAGCCTCGAAGGATTGATGGCGCAGATGGAGAAGGATTGCGACGAAGCGCGAAGGCTTCTAAGCGCCCTTCCCGATGAGTAA
- a CDS encoding DUF3035 domain-containing protein, with translation MRNLKSAILLASGCAMLAACGGSGIFNRDRPDEFAVQRQAPLVVPPDFTLTPPAPGAPRPSEGTASEQALEALFGGPAPRSQIETSALDRAGSAAPGIRSEVGDPGTNTVAKGSVTRDIIAAPQGDGAAAQTLIPG, from the coding sequence ATGCGTAACCTCAAATCGGCCATCCTGCTCGCATCCGGCTGCGCCATGCTGGCGGCTTGCGGAGGCAGCGGCATCTTCAACCGTGACCGGCCCGACGAATTCGCCGTCCAGCGGCAGGCTCCGCTGGTGGTCCCGCCCGATTTCACGCTGACTCCGCCCGCTCCCGGGGCACCGCGCCCGTCGGAAGGCACCGCGTCGGAACAGGCACTCGAAGCGCTGTTTGGCGGCCCTGCTCCGCGTAGCCAGATCGAAACCAGCGCGCTTGACCGTGCCGGCAGCGCGGCTCCGGGCATCCGCTCCGAAGTCGGCGATCCGGGCACCAACACCGTTGCCAAGGGCAGCGTGACGCGTGACATCATCGCCGCCCCTCAGGGTGACGGCGCGGCGGCACAGACGCTTATTCCGGGCTAA